From a region of the Streptococcus ruminantium genome:
- the nrdE gene encoding class 1b ribonucleoside-diphosphate reductase subunit alpha — translation MSLKELGDVSYFRLNNEINRPVNGQIPLHKDQEAVKAFFKENVLPNTKQFDSILDKIAYLLEENYLEKEFLEQYSPEFIIKIDQFLKDQDFRFKSFMAAYKFYNQYALKTNDGAYYLESMEDRVLFNALYFAEGDEELALNLANEMIHLRYQPATPSFLNAGRARRGELVSCFLIQVTDDMNSIGRSINSALQLSRIGGGVGISLSNLREAGAPIKGYEGAASGVVPVMKLFEDSFSYSNQLGQRQGAGVVYLDVFHPDIIAFLSTKKENADEKVRVKTLSLGITVPDKFYELARKNEDMYLFSPYSIELEYGIPYNYIDITEKYDELVANPRIRKTKIKARDLETEISKLQQESGYPYVINIDTANRSNPVDGKIIMSNLCSEILQVQTPSVLNDSQEYLTMGTDVSCNLGSTNIVNLMKSPDFGRSVRTMTRALTYVTDHSHISAVPSIEAGNSQAHSIGLGAMGLHSYLAQHLIDYGSQTAVEFTNIYFMLLNYWTLVESNNIARERRTTFQNFEKSAYADGTYFDKYVTGDYQPQSNRVKELFEGIFIPSGQDWAELREKVKADGLYHQNRLAVAPNGSISYINDVSASIHPITQRIEERQEKKIGKIYYPAAGLSTATIPFYKSAYDMDMRKVIDVYAAATEHVDQGLSLTLFLRSELPKALYEWKKENKQTTRDLSILRNYAFNKGIKSIYYIRTFTDDGEEVGANQCESCVI, via the coding sequence ATGAGTTTGAAAGAGTTAGGCGATGTTTCCTACTTCCGTCTAAATAATGAAATTAACCGCCCTGTAAATGGGCAAATTCCCCTCCATAAAGACCAAGAAGCTGTCAAAGCTTTCTTTAAGGAGAATGTCCTTCCAAATACCAAACAGTTTGATTCCATTTTAGATAAAATTGCTTATCTACTGGAAGAAAACTACCTTGAAAAAGAATTTTTGGAGCAGTACAGTCCTGAATTTATCATAAAAATTGATCAATTTTTGAAAGATCAAGACTTCCGCTTCAAATCGTTCATGGCGGCATACAAATTCTACAACCAGTATGCCCTCAAGACCAACGACGGTGCCTACTACTTGGAAAGCATGGAAGATCGTGTGCTTTTCAATGCCTTGTATTTTGCAGAAGGCGATGAGGAATTGGCATTGAATTTGGCAAATGAGATGATTCACTTGCGTTATCAGCCTGCGACTCCTTCTTTCTTAAACGCTGGGCGTGCCCGTCGTGGTGAGTTGGTATCTTGCTTCCTCATCCAAGTAACAGACGATATGAACTCGATTGGTCGTTCTATCAACTCGGCTCTGCAATTATCCCGTATCGGTGGCGGTGTGGGGATTTCTCTCAGCAACTTGCGTGAAGCCGGTGCACCAATCAAGGGCTACGAGGGAGCTGCCTCTGGTGTTGTTCCAGTTATGAAACTCTTTGAAGATAGCTTCTCCTATTCTAACCAACTCGGTCAGCGCCAGGGGGCAGGAGTTGTCTACCTAGATGTTTTCCATCCAGACATCATCGCCTTCCTTTCTACCAAGAAGGAAAATGCTGATGAGAAGGTTCGTGTGAAGACTCTCTCACTTGGTATTACTGTTCCTGACAAATTTTACGAACTGGCTCGTAAGAACGAAGATATGTATCTCTTCAGCCCTTATTCTATCGAACTAGAATACGGTATCCCATACAATTACATTGATATAACAGAAAAATACGATGAGTTGGTCGCTAATCCTCGTATCCGTAAAACAAAAATCAAGGCGCGCGACTTGGAGACAGAGATTTCAAAACTACAACAGGAATCTGGCTATCCTTATGTGATTAACATTGATACAGCCAACCGTAGCAATCCTGTTGATGGTAAGATTATCATGTCTAACCTCTGTTCAGAGATTCTTCAAGTACAAACTCCTAGTGTTCTCAACGATTCTCAGGAGTACTTGACTATGGGAACAGATGTTTCATGCAATCTCGGCTCAACCAATATCGTCAACCTCATGAAATCACCTGACTTCGGTCGTTCTGTCCGCACCATGACACGTGCTTTGACCTATGTAACAGACCATTCACATATCTCTGCGGTGCCATCCATTGAAGCTGGAAATAGTCAGGCCCACTCTATCGGTCTCGGTGCTATGGGACTCCACAGCTATCTGGCTCAACATCTGATCGATTATGGATCACAAACAGCGGTGGAATTTACCAATATCTACTTTATGCTCCTCAACTACTGGACCTTGGTAGAGTCAAACAATATTGCGCGTGAGCGCAGGACTACTTTCCAAAATTTTGAAAAATCAGCCTATGCAGATGGTACTTACTTTGACAAGTATGTAACTGGTGACTACCAGCCACAATCAAATCGTGTGAAAGAGTTATTTGAAGGGATCTTTATTCCAAGCGGACAAGATTGGGCTGAACTGCGTGAGAAGGTAAAAGCTGATGGACTTTATCACCAGAATCGTCTAGCTGTTGCGCCGAATGGTTCTATCAGCTATATCAATGATGTTTCAGCTTCTATCCATCCGATTACTCAACGTATTGAAGAACGCCAAGAGAAGAAAATCGGTAAGATTTACTATCCTGCTGCTGGACTTTCTACTGCAACGATTCCATTCTACAAATCAGCCTATGACATGGATATGCGCAAGGTTATTGATGTTTATGCTGCTGCAACCGAGCATGTGGATCAGGGCTTATCACTCACACTTTTCCTCCGTAGCGAGCTGCCAAAAGCCCTTTACGAATGGAAAAAAGAGAATAAGCAAACCACACGTGACCTGTCTATTCTTCGTAACTATGCCTTTAACAAAGGTATCAAATCAATCTACTACATCCGTACTTTCACGGATGATGGCGAAGAAGTCGGCGCAAACCAATGTGAGTCGTGTGTTATCTGA
- a CDS encoding phosphocarrier protein HPr → MASKDFHIVAETGIHARPATLLVQTASKFASDITLNYKEKSVNLKSIMGVMSLGVGQGADVTISAEGADADDAIAAITETMEKEGLA, encoded by the coding sequence ATGGCTTCAAAAGACTTCCACATTGTGGCAGAAACAGGTATTCATGCACGTCCAGCAACATTGCTTGTGCAAACAGCTAGCAAATTTGCTTCAGACATCACTTTGAACTACAAAGAAAAGTCTGTTAACCTTAAATCTATCATGGGTGTTATGAGTCTTGGTGTTGGTCAAGGCGCTGACGTAACAATCTCTGCTGAAGGTGCCGATGCTGACGATGCAATCGCAGCTATCACTGAAACAATGGAAAAAGAAGGATTGGCATAA
- the nrdH gene encoding glutaredoxin-like protein NrdH, giving the protein MVTIYSKNNCVQCKMTKKFLDQHNVEYKEINLDEQPEFIEHVKELGFSAAPVIETENGVFSGFQPGKLKALV; this is encoded by the coding sequence GTGGTAACAATCTATTCAAAAAACAACTGTGTACAATGCAAAATGACTAAGAAATTCTTGGACCAGCACAATGTAGAATACAAAGAAATCAATCTAGATGAGCAACCTGAGTTTATCGAGCATGTTAAAGAACTCGGTTTCTCAGCGGCACCAGTAATCGAAACTGAAAACGGTGTCTTCTCAGGCTTCCAACCAGGAAAATTAAAAGCTTTGGTTTAA
- the nrdF gene encoding class 1b ribonucleoside-diphosphate reductase subunit beta yields METYYKAINWNAIEDVIDKSTWEKLTEQFWLDTRIPLSNDLDDWRKLTAEEKDLVGKVFGGLTLLDTLQSETGVQALRNDIRTPHEEAVYNNIQFMESVHAKSYSSIFSTLNTKSEIEDIFEWTNSNEYLQRKAKIINEIYETGTPLEKKIASVFLETFLFYSGFFTPLYYLGNNKLANVAEIIKLIIRDESVHGTYIGYKFQVGFNELPEEEQEKLRDWMYDLLYQLYENEEGYTRSLYDAVGWTEEVLTFLRYNANKALMNLGQDPLFPDSADDVNPIIMNGISTGTSNHDFFSQVGNGYLLGEVEAMQDDDYLYGL; encoded by the coding sequence ATGGAAACCTACTACAAAGCCATAAACTGGAACGCCATTGAAGACGTTATCGATAAGTCTACTTGGGAAAAGTTGACCGAGCAATTTTGGCTCGATACCCGTATCCCCCTGTCAAACGACTTGGATGACTGGCGTAAATTGACTGCCGAAGAAAAAGACCTGGTTGGTAAGGTCTTCGGTGGCTTGACTCTTTTGGATACCCTGCAATCTGAAACAGGGGTGCAGGCATTGCGCAATGACATTCGGACCCCTCATGAGGAGGCTGTTTACAACAATATCCAATTCATGGAGTCTGTCCATGCCAAGTCCTACTCTTCTATCTTTTCAACCTTGAATACCAAATCAGAGATTGAGGACATCTTCGAGTGGACAAACAGCAATGAATACCTGCAACGCAAGGCGAAGATAATCAACGAAATCTATGAGACTGGGACACCACTTGAAAAGAAGATCGCCAGTGTGTTTTTGGAAACCTTCCTCTTCTACTCTGGTTTCTTTACTCCGCTTTACTATCTTGGAAATAATAAACTCGCTAACGTTGCTGAAATTATCAAACTGATTATCCGTGACGAGTCTGTCCACGGTACCTATATCGGTTACAAGTTTCAGGTCGGTTTCAATGAATTGCCAGAGGAGGAGCAAGAGAAACTCCGCGACTGGATGTATGACCTCCTCTACCAGCTCTATGAAAACGAGGAAGGCTACACGCGCTCTCTTTATGATGCTGTTGGGTGGACAGAAGAAGTCTTGACCTTCCTCCGCTACAATGCCAACAAGGCGCTGATGAACCTGGGACAAGATCCGCTTTTTCCAGACTCAGCAGATGATGTCAACCCGATTATCATGAACGGTATCTCAACTGGTACATCAAACCACGACTTCTTCTCACAGGTGGGAAATGGATACTTGCTCGGTGAAGTTGAAGCTATGCAGGACGACGACTATTTGTATGGATTGTAA
- a CDS encoding GAG-binding domain-containing protein, protein MTPQKKRHYSIRKLRAGVGSILIGTTLLFGLSTQLVQANVTTDGTTSDSAGGTAATPGVTATGTNAATTATGGETATTEEKPKVEEPKEKPVEETPKEAAPKAEDKKEAETPNTPTNPADHPMVKELEKLLEEVNKQSPLDETGPFKGQAEFWKGQKPIAEARLKSAKSKTDEKEIKNSLEDYVQYAKIEKMARHAQQLYKKHASSTEMLDLIKKAFEIGKDKDTYASLEGPNLVTYVNDDVIRPYNQILELAKKLDEEKAKKEKEKEQPAPAPEEPKKEEKPAPEKPEDKDKPEKTPDSQPQQPEDKDKPTPEKPEKQPEDTDKPEEAPKKPEDTEKPADPKEPEVPKKDETPAPTPDPKKDTEKPAPSQPKQDDSMKKDYKLFYQTKDKTEEVDFKGTPEELKATLDKAIEKYKQNGYPYVDRFERENRILLVFNQHKSIIVLETNGDGGSRQSRPFYGTPQELEAEIKKLTENLSDTYKIEKKEGYDKLDPTVKTITLVLTKLSDTPKETPAPKKEDKPTPPKDEKQTQPEDKKPEQPKKDEKQTQPEDKKPEQPKKDEKQTQPEDKKPEQPKKDEKQTQPEGKKAEKPKDEKQTQPEGKKAEKPKDEKQTQPEGKKPEQPKDKKPVPAPKKAEKAMPSKARTPKKVLPNTGEASSILAVLGSGLLGFLGIAHTKKRKK, encoded by the coding sequence ATGACTCCACAGAAGAAAAGGCATTACAGTATTCGTAAATTGCGAGCTGGTGTCGGGTCAATTCTCATTGGAACCACATTATTATTTGGACTTTCGACACAACTCGTTCAAGCAAATGTCACAACAGATGGCACTACTAGTGACTCAGCAGGGGGAACTGCCGCAACACCAGGTGTAACAGCTACTGGTACAAATGCTGCTACTACAGCTACGGGAGGGGAAACTGCTACTACAGAAGAGAAACCAAAAGTAGAGGAACCAAAAGAAAAACCTGTGGAGGAAACACCTAAGGAAGCAGCACCGAAGGCAGAGGACAAAAAAGAGGCTGAAACCCCAAATACTCCTACAAACCCTGCCGATCACCCAATGGTTAAAGAATTGGAAAAACTCCTAGAAGAAGTTAACAAACAATCTCCTTTAGACGAAACTGGTCCTTTTAAGGGACAAGCCGAATTTTGGAAAGGACAGAAACCAATTGCAGAAGCTCGATTAAAGAGTGCTAAATCAAAAACTGATGAAAAAGAAATAAAAAATTCCCTAGAAGACTATGTCCAATATGCTAAGATTGAAAAAATGGCACGTCATGCACAGCAGCTATATAAAAAGCACGCTTCAAGCACAGAGATGTTAGACCTTATCAAGAAAGCATTTGAAATCGGGAAAGATAAAGATACCTATGCTTCTTTGGAAGGACCTAATTTAGTAACCTATGTCAACGATGATGTTATTAGACCTTATAATCAAATTTTAGAATTAGCTAAAAAACTAGACGAAGAAAAAGCTAAAAAAGAGAAAGAAAAAGAGCAACCTGCCCCTGCTCCAGAGGAACCTAAGAAGGAGGAGAAACCTGCTCCAGAAAAACCGGAAGATAAAGATAAGCCTGAAAAAACTCCGGATTCTCAACCTCAACAGCCGGAAGACAAAGACAAGCCGACTCCTGAGAAACCAGAAAAACAACCAGAGGATACGGATAAACCTGAGGAAGCACCTAAGAAGCCTGAGGATACAGAGAAACCTGCAGATCCTAAGGAACCAGAAGTACCTAAGAAAGACGAAACACCTGCTCCTACTCCAGATCCTAAGAAGGATACAGAGAAACCTGCTCCATCTCAGCCTAAGCAAGATGATAGCATGAAGAAAGACTACAAACTCTTCTATCAAACAAAAGATAAGACAGAAGAAGTGGACTTCAAAGGTACACCAGAAGAGCTAAAAGCAACCTTGGATAAAGCAATAGAGAAATACAAACAAAATGGTTATCCTTATGTTGACCGATTTGAAAGAGAAAATCGAATCCTACTGGTCTTCAATCAGCATAAGAGCATTATTGTATTAGAAACAAACGGTGATGGCGGTAGCCGACAAAGTCGTCCGTTCTACGGAACTCCTCAAGAGCTTGAAGCAGAAATCAAGAAGCTGACAGAAAATCTATCTGATACATACAAGATTGAGAAAAAAGAAGGTTACGACAAACTAGACCCTACCGTTAAGACAATTACTCTCGTCTTGACAAAATTGTCAGATACACCTAAAGAAACTCCTGCACCTAAGAAAGAAGACAAGCCGACTCCACCTAAGGATGAGAAACAAACTCAGCCTGAGGACAAGAAACCTGAACAACCTAAGAAGGATGAGAAACAAACTCAGCCTGAGGATAAGAAGCCTGAACAACCTAAGAAGGACGAGAAACAAACTCAGCCTGAGGATAAGAAGCCTGAACAACCTAAGAAGGATGAGAAACAAACTCAACCTGAAGGCAAGAAAGCTGAGAAACCTAAGGACGAGAAGCAAACTCAACCTGAAGGCAAGAAAGCTGAGAAACCTAAGGATGAGAAACAAACTCAACCTGAAGGCAAGAAACCTGAGCAACCTAAGGATAAGAAGCCAGTTCCTGCTCCTAAGAAAGCAGAGAAAGCTATGCCATCTAAGGCACGGACTCCTAAGAAAGTCTTGCCAAATACAGGTGAGGCATCTTCTATCCTTGCAGTACTGGGAAGTGGATTACTAGGATTCTTGGGAATAGCGCACACTAAAAAAAGAAAAAAATAA
- a CDS encoding S8 family serine peptidase, which translates to MEQELIRPRKQKLILTTSAMILLASVAAAEQQVMADTQDKASDTVETSMKEKPSMPTAPRAETALPAAEPVGEEATVAELSAKEDLTTANQASHTSSGQKTEKNKSSDSTEKENKQVLVTFEKTPDESVKKAVLALAGEPSKHQFDEIINGLSVGVPKEKLAEIQGLKGVKHVQEINAQHNIHPNPKELKHLNDQARTIREQRKAERGTHPLDGRGLVIATIDSGIDKNHEIMRLDDDIKEENLKIKEVAPGYSRKIPFAFDFMSGDNDLLDERSEHGMHIAGVLVGNKDNGFKGMAPNAQLLAYRTWSYANIEGFQEDHQFFALEDAIKRGADVVSLSIGSDGSGQKGDAWYEAFKRAAEKGIIVTAAMGNTGSANTTNTFDRRVDSAYPQKDESATVAVAANPYVLGVGSYYHTHMQLPHLKVGDLDLPYEDINWHNYTIFGKKDHQEFKAQGELYDLEEATDKTNLENKIVLVRRDEEDLLKKLTGLMHKNAKGIILINAPSPTTLGNYETIPEIRSTLLDDYKGLFKKTWAVSVSEKDGERLKAYVKQMKREEELIFQTKPILTKVFDHPGISGFSSWGSSGTMEMKPDVVAPGENVYSTGNWNSYFNMSGTSMSSPYVAGASAMLLPHTKELLKKGGSLTKGLSLPELNKILLQNTADVLLDHTVPKGQDVLEYSPRRQGAGAVNVEKALKTKVLVTYEHNKGAASLKDFEDKKKEFSLVMKNLSNEEQIFVITPGQVLGKTLHPHERKIYGKTESIQTTHTRKIDGANLQVAKIIRIAPKSQAVIPVTLEVGGAQKNEFVEGYIYFQSLKSGQPNLNIPYTGFYGNWNDEKIVDPPAWEKDSKTKMTGFVKGYATGHEVFDYVPWGTDYEKWKEDPSQITSDPNLYVLQSKGGISDNAKMRLRLMTMRHAQELVVEVVDSKDESAKTLKVLKRGHYPLKFLNSAHKEKLQHYIEPYNDPDMDLDWRGTIFDPKKDEEVPLPEGQYYIRIRARLEEDRPWQYTYIPFKIDNTSPTIRKVKNTDDGVVLDIKDANLHQVLLMKNDKTVKVVERSADGYYHVEKRFIEDKVELVAVDYGDNKTVFDLEKMTVSSSTSSEDDETPLGRYVRPKRTTRGYGFATSDDDDDEDDELEDLDEKTSSEDEETEETDYDAADDDDDDLEEKAKKEDPTKFESGADFHDDDNTLGYLEGNRGGKIWDEDEEKGQYYRTYYLHVKKGQRVIITNTNPLYNVKKYKAITAPTWSGTYESDPKQREYYKEIKVPVFEGSNQINVTVYHDNKKIFARGYAVKLDSQIPKLTIDNKNIKLPTEEDETGVILTPDGKVRLSGTVEDGQEGWKLYINGDMVDSTLKKGEFGDFYHHNKRQWTYERQLENDDYVTIRVVDYLKNSYTYRFKVKVDTSAKHEELVQPNPETPSIKNVDTFTNDLNVDSLFDGFKGEGITTPLALVKELSRLAPDYSIQLFSLELLKPDGFYVARIQVQKGNQYRQLDVKWSSIQVEQEKPTDTMKPQEIPLQPEKLDRKVETPEKPQQSDKPSETVPNVLKPAQPDQGEKVSLRMELNRALQIQEGESKQVPSKASSKALPQTGESSNLFLVGLGVVLAGFTGLYRKKKKKQL; encoded by the coding sequence ATGGAACAAGAATTGATAAGACCCAGAAAACAAAAGCTGATTCTAACAACCTCGGCGATGATTTTACTAGCGAGTGTTGCAGCAGCAGAGCAGCAAGTAATGGCTGATACGCAGGATAAAGCGTCAGATACGGTGGAAACCAGTATGAAAGAGAAACCGTCTATGCCAACTGCTCCGAGAGCAGAAACAGCTTTGCCAGCGGCTGAACCAGTCGGGGAGGAAGCAACAGTAGCAGAATTATCTGCAAAGGAAGACTTAACCACTGCCAATCAAGCTTCTCACACTTCTTCGGGTCAAAAAACAGAAAAAAACAAGTCATCAGATAGTACAGAAAAAGAAAACAAACAAGTACTAGTCACCTTTGAAAAAACACCTGATGAATCAGTCAAAAAAGCTGTCCTTGCCTTAGCAGGAGAACCTTCCAAACACCAATTTGATGAGATTATCAATGGGCTGTCTGTTGGAGTACCTAAGGAAAAATTAGCTGAAATACAAGGCTTGAAAGGTGTTAAACATGTTCAAGAAATAAACGCTCAACATAACATTCATCCGAACCCAAAAGAGCTAAAACACCTCAATGATCAAGCTCGAACCATTCGCGAGCAAAGAAAAGCAGAAAGAGGTACTCATCCCCTAGATGGACGAGGATTGGTTATTGCAACCATTGACTCTGGGATTGATAAAAACCACGAAATCATGCGACTAGATGATGATATAAAAGAGGAAAACCTGAAAATTAAAGAGGTTGCCCCAGGATATAGTCGTAAGATTCCATTCGCCTTTGACTTTATGAGTGGCGACAATGACTTGCTAGATGAGAGATCAGAGCATGGTATGCATATTGCAGGGGTATTGGTCGGAAACAAAGACAACGGTTTTAAAGGGATGGCTCCCAATGCTCAGCTTCTAGCTTATCGTACTTGGAGTTATGCCAATATAGAAGGTTTCCAAGAAGACCATCAATTTTTCGCCTTGGAAGATGCTATCAAAAGAGGTGCAGATGTTGTCAGCTTGAGTATCGGAAGTGATGGTTCTGGACAAAAAGGAGACGCTTGGTACGAAGCCTTTAAGAGAGCTGCCGAAAAAGGAATTATTGTGACAGCAGCGATGGGAAATACAGGATCTGCCAATACGACCAATACCTTTGATAGACGAGTTGACTCGGCTTATCCACAAAAAGATGAATCAGCAACTGTAGCAGTAGCAGCTAATCCTTATGTGCTCGGTGTTGGCTCTTACTATCACACGCACATGCAACTACCTCATCTAAAAGTTGGGGACTTGGATCTTCCTTATGAGGATATTAACTGGCATAACTATACCATATTTGGGAAGAAAGACCATCAAGAATTTAAGGCTCAAGGTGAATTGTATGACTTAGAGGAGGCAACAGACAAGACAAATCTTGAAAATAAAATTGTTCTCGTTCGACGTGACGAGGAAGACTTGTTGAAAAAGCTCACTGGTTTGATGCACAAGAATGCTAAAGGCATTATCCTAATCAATGCACCTAGTCCAACTACTTTAGGGAATTACGAAACCATTCCAGAAATCAGAAGTACCCTTTTGGATGATTATAAGGGACTGTTTAAGAAAACATGGGCAGTCAGTGTGTCTGAAAAAGATGGAGAACGCTTAAAAGCTTATGTCAAGCAAATGAAGCGAGAAGAAGAACTCATCTTCCAAACAAAGCCAATCCTAACCAAGGTCTTTGATCATCCAGGTATCTCAGGATTTAGTTCTTGGGGAAGCTCAGGAACTATGGAAATGAAACCAGATGTAGTAGCCCCAGGGGAAAATGTTTACTCAACAGGTAACTGGAACAGCTATTTTAATATGAGTGGTACTTCCATGTCTTCTCCTTACGTAGCTGGAGCCAGTGCTATGCTGCTTCCTCATACTAAGGAATTGTTGAAAAAAGGAGGCTCCTTAACTAAGGGACTATCCTTACCTGAGTTAAATAAAATCTTGCTACAAAATACAGCCGATGTTCTTTTGGATCATACTGTTCCAAAAGGACAAGATGTCTTAGAGTACTCTCCAAGACGTCAGGGAGCAGGGGCTGTTAATGTAGAAAAAGCTTTAAAAACAAAAGTTTTGGTGACCTATGAGCATAACAAAGGAGCGGCTTCCTTAAAGGACTTTGAAGACAAGAAAAAAGAGTTTTCTCTTGTCATGAAAAACCTGTCTAATGAGGAGCAAATTTTTGTCATCACACCGGGGCAGGTTTTAGGTAAGACGCTCCATCCCCACGAACGCAAGATCTATGGCAAAACAGAAAGTATTCAAACTACCCATACGCGGAAGATTGATGGAGCTAACTTACAAGTTGCCAAAATTATCAGGATTGCGCCAAAAAGCCAAGCAGTTATACCAGTCACTCTAGAAGTCGGTGGCGCACAGAAAAATGAATTTGTTGAAGGCTATATTTATTTCCAATCTTTAAAGTCAGGTCAGCCAAACCTCAATATCCCTTACACAGGATTCTATGGCAACTGGAATGATGAGAAGATTGTGGACCCACCAGCTTGGGAAAAAGACAGCAAAACAAAAATGACTGGCTTTGTCAAAGGCTATGCGACAGGTCACGAAGTCTTTGACTATGTCCCATGGGGGACAGACTATGAGAAATGGAAAGAAGATCCATCTCAAATCACCTCAGATCCTAACTTGTATGTCTTGCAATCTAAAGGCGGAATCAGCGACAATGCCAAAATGCGCTTGAGATTGATGACCATGCGTCATGCGCAAGAGTTGGTCGTTGAGGTCGTAGACTCTAAAGACGAATCTGCCAAGACTCTGAAAGTCTTGAAGAGAGGTCATTATCCGCTTAAATTTTTGAATAGCGCTCATAAAGAAAAACTCCAGCATTATATAGAACCATATAATGATCCTGATATGGATTTGGATTGGAGAGGGACTATTTTTGATCCGAAAAAAGATGAGGAAGTACCTTTGCCAGAAGGTCAGTACTACATCCGTATTCGGGCTCGTTTGGAAGAGGATCGACCATGGCAGTATACTTACATCCCATTCAAGATTGACAATACTTCACCAACTATTCGTAAGGTAAAGAATACAGATGATGGAGTAGTCTTGGACATCAAGGATGCTAATCTACACCAGGTTTTACTGATGAAAAATGATAAAACCGTCAAAGTTGTTGAACGTTCTGCAGATGGTTATTACCATGTGGAAAAACGGTTTATTGAAGATAAAGTAGAGTTAGTAGCAGTTGATTATGGCGATAATAAGACCGTCTTTGACTTAGAGAAAATGACTGTATCGTCCAGCACATCTTCTGAAGATGATGAGACACCATTAGGCAGATACGTGAGACCTAAGCGAACAACACGTGGTTATGGATTTGCAACCTCAGATGACGATGATGATGAGGATGATGAACTAGAAGATCTGGATGAAAAAACTTCTTCTGAAGATGAAGAAACTGAGGAAACAGACTATGACGCTGCTGATGATGACGATGATGATTTAGAAGAAAAGGCTAAGAAAGAAGATCCAACCAAGTTTGAAAGCGGAGCCGATTTCCATGATGATGATAATACACTAGGCTACCTAGAAGGAAACCGTGGTGGTAAGATATGGGATGAGGATGAAGAAAAAGGTCAGTATTACCGTACCTACTATCTACACGTTAAAAAAGGTCAGCGTGTTATCATTACCAATACAAACCCGCTTTACAATGTGAAGAAGTATAAGGCAATCACAGCACCGACCTGGTCTGGCACCTATGAGTCTGATCCGAAACAGAGAGAATACTATAAAGAAATTAAAGTACCTGTCTTTGAAGGTTCGAACCAGATTAACGTAACGGTTTACCACGATAATAAGAAAATTTTTGCGCGTGGCTATGCAGTGAAATTAGATAGTCAAATTCCTAAGTTGACTATTGATAATAAAAATATCAAGCTTCCAACTGAAGAGGATGAGACAGGTGTCATTCTTACACCAGATGGTAAGGTTAGACTATCTGGAACGGTGGAAGATGGACAAGAGGGATGGAAACTCTATATCAATGGTGATATGGTAGACAGTACCCTCAAAAAAGGTGAATTTGGTGACTTCTACCATCATAACAAGCGTCAATGGACTTATGAGAGACAGCTCGAAAATGACGATTATGTAACGATTAGAGTAGTTGACTATTTGAAAAATAGTTATACCTATCGCTTTAAGGTGAAGGTTGATACATCAGCCAAGCACGAAGAGTTGGTACAACCAAATCCAGAAACACCATCCATCAAGAATGTTGATACATTTACGAATGATTTGAATGTTGATTCGTTATTTGATGGATTTAAAGGCGAGGGGATTACGACTCCATTGGCTCTTGTGAAGGAACTCAGTCGCTTAGCTCCAGACTATAGTATTCAGTTGTTTAGTTTGGAATTGCTGAAGCCGGATGGTTTCTATGTGGCACGGATACAAGTCCAAAAAGGCAATCAATACCGTCAGCTTGATGTTAAATGGTCTTCAATCCAAGTGGAACAAGAAAAACCTACTGACACTATGAAACCTCAGGAAATTCCACTACAACCAGAGAAACTGGATCGTAAGGTAGAAACTCCAGAGAAACCACAACAATCAGATAAGCCGTCAGAGACTGTTCCAAACGTATTGAAACCAGCGCAACCAGATCAAGGTGAAAAAGTGTCGCTTCGCATGGAACTGAACCGTGCTCTTCAGATACAAGAAGGTGAGTCTAAGCAGGTACCTTCAAAAGCAAGTTCAAAAGCTCTTCCTCAGACTGGTGAGAGCAGCAATCTATTCCTAGTAGGTTTAGGAGTTGTACTTGCAGGCTTTACTGGTCTTTATCGTAAGAAAAAGAAAAAGCAGCTTTAA